The Juglans microcarpa x Juglans regia isolate MS1-56 chromosome 8D, Jm3101_v1.0, whole genome shotgun sequence genomic sequence GCTTAATGTTTCTGAATAAGCGCTCTTCATGGCGAGTAGGAGACTGAGTACCCTAACGGTAATGGTCTCGTTCTCACTCAAGATCATAATCCCTACCCCCACGATCATGTCTGACATGTTGTCGATCTCCTCATCGACGACGATAGTGTCTATTATGGGACACTTCAGAGTTGTCAGACGAATGAGAGGGTTCCTCAAAATTGTTCAACCTAGCAGCTAGGTCCCTGTTCTCCTCACAAATAGCAGCCATCTCAGTTTGGACagccgctaattgagtttgtaCATGTTGTTGGTTACTGGCTAGTTGAGCTAATTGTCGAGTGGGGGCATCAAATTGGGAAGGATCCATGGTAAAGGTACTGGAACTAGAGCTAACAAGACGATCACTACACAATTGCATGCAACGCAACACCAACTAAATGAAGTGCAACGAAGAAATCAATGAACAATAAGTGCAAGCCATGAAAAATATCAACtgagcaaaataataattttttttttttttgggattaagTAAATCCAAAATACGGCAAACAAATAATGATGATATTTAAAGTAACAAAGCAATGGTCAAATGCTAATCGaacaaatccaatcacacaGCAATGCTGATACTTTTGttttacgatttttttttttttttttggaaggacAATTAATGCAAAGATGAAAAGTAAAGGTTTCGGCTATGGAAGTGAGAATGGGAACACAAGAAATAGGAAGTAAAACAAAATCCAAGTGTTGAATAAATTTGGCCGTAGCAAATGCGGGTTTGGCTAAATTCACTATGGAAACAGCAACACATAGAAAcaattaatacatttttaaaatgagccgatagtgtaaaaccaaaaagagATAGTAAAACTCCCTTTGCTTGTTGAGAACTGTGCACAGTCAGTGAAAGAAGTCACGCAAAAGGAAAAGCTTCTTGATGGTGTACCCGACtccctttctttcctttttttttttttttttttggctggcTTTATTTTGCTGCACCTACTGTCTCTGGCTATTTCTGCACTGGGAGTCACGCGAGAGAgactgaaagagagagagacgtctgCTAGAGTGAGAAGAATTGGAGCTGAGATTTCGTGTTTCCGGCATCATCTGCCCTAGGTTTGGTGGTTTCGGTGAggtctgtgttttttttttccgcaCTTGTTGTCTTTGGGTATTTCGGCACTGGGTGTTTTGGGAGAGGCACGGCAAAGAGCAGGAGCTATATCGGCCGCGCAACACAGATGGAGAGGCCGAGGGATGAGACGGAGGTAAAGGAGAGGTCGAGAGGCTTATCGGCAGTGTGCTCGGGAGGTGCGGCGTGTCTCAAAGGTCTGAGGTGCGACGGGACTCCATGCGGCAGAGGAGCCTGGGGAACGATCTCGGGGAAGACGAGAGGCAGATAGATCACGATTTGCCTTGGCGGCGAGGGGCGCCGTTGATTCCAATGGTCTCTATCGGTCGCGGCCCGAAATGTAGATAGAGAGAGAGCGTTTGCGGGAGGGTATCTGGATTTGCAGAAATGATGAACAATGTGGGTTCGATCTAATGTTTGAGAAAACAATAGAactggctcttgataccaatatGATGTAGGATAGAAATGAGAAAAGAAGTAGGATAACAGTGGAAAGAGGAGAGAAACCAGAAGataaagagagggagaagaaagCAAAGAGAAAAGGGTTGGAAGGAGGCGGCTGTAACAAGCGCtcaattttcaattcaaaacctACCATTCCAATGTTCCTTACAAGTCCTTAAAATAGTAGGGCAatacaaattctaaataaaacaaataacacattaataaaataacaataatagaagATGTCCTTAAATAGTAGGGTAATACAAAccctaaataaaatagataagacattaataaaatagataaagcATTAATAGGAGATGTCCTCATCAATGAGACTGATGCACAGCATTGCACACAAGGGTTAAATGTTTCAtgtgtgaatatttttttgataagtaaacggtaaaattatattaatacgaATGGGCATATAGCCCAAGTAGACAgggggtatacaagagataacacctatttaggaggaagaaatagaaacaagaaaatcaacgTGTGAATATTTAATTGTGTTTAAGGGACTTTTCAGGGGTAAATCCAGAATCAATACCATTTTGCCGTATGACATACCATTTACTGAGCAGTCgactcatatttttttaatatatttcaattgTCCCTAGTGATGTTGAGGATGAGGATGCAGGAAGTTTACAGTTTGCTTGAGTATTAGTGCTTATGGATCTCTTATTACCCAGTGCCATGTATTGTTAATATGTAGATTTCTTCTAACCCTTCAAGAAGGATGAGTTATGACTTAACATATGAATCAAGCCCTAGTCAAGTTTACACGAGCTAAGCTCAATCTATTGATGGTTCATTTACAATTGTatccataaataatatatgtaccATGACAAGCAATCAACCCAAACACGTGCACAGCCTCCATGCCTTGCCTTCAAGTGATATGCAGAGCTTCTATCCCTTGCCTTCTAGCAATGTGCATCTACTTTATGTTTTGGCTTtgactttttattaattttagtcTCTACTTCATTCATAAAGTAGCTCTTTGATTACTTACGTTATCCTTGTTTCACATGCACGTGACACAACAACCCTGCTATTATTAAAACTGGTGCATCGTGTGCTTCTGGTTAAAACACAAATGCATATCCATTTCCAGTTGAATGGAAGATAAACCTTTAACTTACCCAGGTGGTTTGCCATATTCTGTTGTCAACTCTCCAAATCGATAATAAGACAATTTGTACCTGAAGACCAAAAGAGATTAAAGAgacataaataaacaaataaaactatcatgtaccagttttttttttataaattataatgccctatgagagaaaaagagagagtttaTGGACTGAAGGTGGAACGGCTATATTATCGTATGCAAAGATAGTTCAGTAACATATTATCAGCGGACTTCAAGACAAAACAAATGCATTTCTCACTAGCAATACAAGATACACAATTTGGAGGGAGTGTCATGTATCAGGCTCACAATTTCGAGAAGGGTATTGGCTAGTATTAATCATAGAAATGGAGACATTATAGAGCTCACATATACACATACAATAACCTGTTcgaataaattattaaatagcATTTCACTAAGGATGGATGCTGTTATTGACAACACACAATTCTAGCTAAATATTTTCACACCCCACCATGAAGGTCTTGCCTCAACCCTGCATGGGGGAGTGGGGTGGTCTCATACTCAAACAACCGCATGTATCATTGTAGCAATGCAACAAAACTTACATGAGACAGTTCAACATCTTGGGAGCGGCCCCTTTGTCAACACGGTACTCGCCATTAACAAGATAATCGGGCTCTTTTATTACAGGGAAGACCCCACCTCCGATTCTCACCATCCACAAAAATCtggaatatataaatattataaccaAGTAGCAGTGATATATTTGTACGACAGAACCAATATAAACAAAAGGGCATCAAAGTAGCATTATATGTACTTTATACTCAATAGATTAACAGGACACAGTTCTAGTGTCcacttaattacaaaccaaaaatTGTTTAGCAAATTAGCATAGCCCAAAGATGCAAAGTTATGATAAGCATGTCAGccataaacatggtatttgctATGCACAGCTGCAACCTATTTCATGAGACAGACAGACCAAGTAGTCCAGAAGTTATTTGATTACTTTTTGCAAGATTATTCAACTTTTGTGAAAAGAGTCAAACCAGTATGCCACAATTGGTTGATACACaacccacataaaatataaccaCTCTTAATAGTCAACATGACTTGGCTCAAAAACAAAAGGCCAAAAAAAGGGGGCTGCTGGGGCATTGTCTGACTTGCTTACAACAAAAGCTGACGGACTAGTTATGCATCTTCTATGATCTAgtcaaatttacaaaaaaaaaataaaaatggacacATGCATGCAGGCGTGCACACAACCACACACGTGCGCAACACACAAACACATCACTTGCTTCGAGAAATCATCCAAAGTGTACAGGGTGTTTTTCAAATTGGCCTTACTTGTTAATATCATCGGAAGAGTAGCCAGTAACCCCTCCAAAGACAACTAATACATAATCCACATCAAGTGACCTCATAATTTCATATGCCTCATTTTCATATGATGACATTGCACGTCCAACAGTAGCAATGTGTGTATTGTTCCAGGTGTTATTATCAACTATAACTGTTCTGTTTCCCATAGCAGTTATCTGGTATCCATAATCCCACCATGACATCACCTTAGCATCTGGAGGAGTATTCTTCCGCAGCCAAAAGTATGCCTCACGATAATCATCAAAGATGACCCTGTTGCCATGGGCACCCCTAGCAGCCAAGACAATTGAGGGAGACGAGTATGCCTCTGATGTTACCCAGGTACAGTGTGTTGCATACTTACTGAGCAAGTAAAAGGCACCGAGAAGTAAGGCAATAGCACCATTTCTTTGGAAAGGCTGGGATTGATCAAGTGAAGCCTATTTGTGAAGGAAAAGTAAGCAacagtaatttttaatttacagAAAACATAATCAAAAGGATATCGTCACATAATGTTGGTAGCAAGAAACACAATCCAACTACAAGCAAATACCTACTCGAAGAACCTAAAcacttgttttggttttttttcttaaagttaaTGTAATATTTCGTGTTCTTCCAATATAGGGTTTCGACCAACCCACTTTTAAATGCTCAGACTCTTTCCAAATTTCAACCCAAATTGAAATGGGGTTCGTAATGTATAATAAGTACTTTAGACACACACTAGTGgcattaaaatagatattttagaaACTGTAAAAACCATGAGCTAATAAAaagctaaattaaaaaaaaaaatcctaccaCAAAGGGAATAATCGCATTGTTACTAATTGGAGGATGATCCATTTATGTTTGATGTGGTGTGGAAAGAAATGGgtggtgctttgaagatagaaaAGGTTCAATGGGAGAActtagagagtttttctttagtactttgtgtATTTGGGCGAAAgctcttgtattgaatggagaCATTTTTCCTGATTTGCTTTTAGCCTATTCTTGTTCCTAGCTTGTATATAGGTGTTTCCTtttatatacttcctgtgtagttgggctatgtctatttatcagtcaataaaatttcttattacttatcaaaaaaaaaaaaatccaaacaataactAAAAGATTATGTTTCACATCAAGATATCAACATTGACAATATAAACTAATTCTCAGCTTGCCATCAATATAAACAACCTTAAAACTCTCTATATTATACATTCAAATTGACTTTATTCCAGCTACTTGTACACTCCTAGTGTTGTAACAACCTAGCCCAATAATTATAAGGttagaatattgataattttttgggcctaattatatttaatgggacATATTGGATAAGTCCGcgagcgataaattattgatgttaattaggagttttaattaggttcaaAAACTCAGTTAAATCCCATTtgttatttattgaacgagttagactccttttaaaatttaaagatcggccattagaaatttattttaatttaaaattatcactaATTGAAGTCCTCTACGCATTCTCAGTCACTgtcaatcctacattgaatgaactactagatcatgttttttagattcaaactctcttcttgaatgatcaCGACCGAGTCCAACTCGAACTTGAACTCGTCAGCATCCtctcaaatctctctataaatatctcccTTCTgtgtgttatttggaaaaaaccaAGAACCTCCGTAAGTGCAGCGGCCGAACCCAAGAAACCCAGTCTAGCACCATGCGTGTCCAACGTTCACCACGCCAATAGCCAACTATCTCACTCCTTTCACAACATCTCTCAcgttttctctctcattctagTTCATGTGATTGATTTCACGccaaaaatattgaattaacgttgcaaggtaagtagcatgatcatacccttacacataTATACAGTAAACGACAGgtcttttataaaagtattatgcatgtacgccctccattggaagcctCTTTTTATGTATCCAAGTcatgattaatttataaatatcatgattttatgtattaGTTTTGTGTTAGTTGCAAGACATgcatcaaatattttatgaaaatccatgatttatatgaagatttatgcattaaattagttatgaaaattcatgattttatgaaaggagttatgcatcaaaagatttatgaaaactcatgattttatgtgaggaagCATGTATCACGAAATTTTCTAAAAGAAttcgatttcatttgaaatctatgatatgacaagtatgcaagtataattataatgaagtatgaatgataagatacgtaacggcctatgttatgatatgaagatgatacCATATACTAtaggcatattgcattgccaggttgtACATGCTAGTAGTACACCTagtgtcttccttatgtatggattccacaacccgcggccacggCAGGAATCGGAATCTACTTAGAGCTTGTTTggggaatgaaatgagatgagaattttataaaagtaataaaatagtttgtgaatagtagggagatagtttgagttgagtaatttttgggttttgggaaaggagagaaaaaattgtataaaaaatatttttttataagaaaaaaagttgaataaaaaatattataaagttaaaatattgttaaaatatagttttataacattaattttgtttggagatttgaaaaagttaaattattttttattttttgtttgaaaatttagaaaagttgtaatgattaatttgaaaaagttataacgattagtctgaaaattttatatttgaattatatttggaaatgatatgatatgagatgagatgagaatttggaatgagatctatttccaaacaagcccttagattcgctaacccttaCTCaaggggtcaacagtgggtatcggcctatgacaagtgaaagacAAGTTCATATTCGTGATATTTACacatgtatttatgagtatgcatatttttcaagaagccttatgtttattatatttactgtATAATGTGTTTCATAAAGAGTTAAAAATGCATAATTAAGTTGCTTAAGTGAGtgatttatttcatcaaataaGAGTTGAGCACTTAATTATACATCAAATCCTAGTACTGGATGCCAAATTAAATAATGCCAATACTTTGCACACAAAAGTTCCATATTTGCCCTTAAAATGATAAACACTTATATTATGCTTATAGGCTGCAGGgcatttttggaaagaaaaaagaaaagagtcatGCCGCATGGAGAGACTTGTTTCATTTCCTCACGCTTCAGCCGTCATTTCCTTGGGGAATAAAGGAGCAGGGCATTCTTGGAAGGAGGAGGAAAAGCCTCAATAGCTAAGTCAGAGGCTATGGAGGAGATGTGGGACATGAACCAAGTGGGAGAAAGTCAGTTATGGGGTTAGTGGATGCCAAGGGACGTGAGCAACATGAGAAGCAGAGTACAGGCGGAGATAAAAAAGGAGTAATTACGCTGGAATTAGAAGTGGTACCTAGGAGAGAACAGACATGAAATTGGGGCTAGAAGAGAAAAGCAGAGCACGTCCTTGGGCATATACATGGATTGCGGCTGAAGTGGAGAGGATGGTCCCTGGGACTAAAAAGAGAGAAATCGCGGAGAGGGCTTTAGGGGCTTGGGGACGTGAAttacagaaggaaaaaaaaaaaattgcggcCAGACCACTAGAAATTTTTCCTCTGTGAGCTATGGCTCTTTGcctgattattttaatttttgaaaagagGATGCAAGGCTAACTGTGTATCTTGAGTTGCGAGATgggatttgatttgttttgggttttagtttAATGAAATTGCTATTGGTTTAGACGTTATTTTTACTCTATTGCAAGCCTGAAATTGATTTTAAACTAGATAGAAGCTCTTGTTCTTGCTTTGTTGTAGACATAAGGCACAACAAAAGCTTGAAAATTTATCAAGGCTCTTTTCAGTTAGATGTTATAATCGGTTTGGCTGGCAATGCagtgaggattttttttaagatatggTGCAAATCTGAACATGAACTCTCCATCTTCCGATTATAAATTCCTAGACTAGATTGATAGTTGAAAAAATTAACTAAGAACCGAATCAAAAAGAGACCCATCCGCAGCTCAAGTGTTTGATAAATTGCTTCTTagagtttcttttcttttgaaatcttaagTATTTTCTGACTTCATTTTGCTACATTTAGTTTCATACTttgtttatcttattttcaaggTTCTTTACATGTTAAGTACTAAGAATGGACTAGATACTTCATCACTTAGATTTGGACTCAAATGTAGATATGCTTATAGCTTGCTTttgtaattagattacataaaTCCTTACATATACTCTGTATTTGCATAAccataaaaagttcaaaaagaaTTCACACAACACCCCCTTCCCTTTCTTTATACTTAAATCATAAGACTTAGCATTTTTAAAGTTGTTTTAATACCCTTTTGTCCCTATGGAATACGATTCCGGAATTATCCTTGATACAACTTGGCACTTTTACACTTGGAAGAACACATTTGGAACCATGTcagtgttgcttattgagtattcgactcatttttttatgtttttatgttttaagctCCCCAGGTGAGGATTTTTATGAGGATGGAGctgcaggacaggacttggCCCAGGGAgacgaggcagaggcctagatagTTTATGTTATGCTAGTTTTATGATATCcagtttaataaattattttgataagcacatgagaccttattgattttaaataagtgcttccgtaGACTCTCGTTAACAAGGAATAGTTTTTAAATCAAGTTTAATAGCACACCAATTCtctgaaaattctaaaaatgactttattggGAACAAGGTTGATGGACACTAAGGTGgatcttaaagatcctttgccaGCTTCAAATGGGGCAATCACAAGATCGAGAGCTAAGAAATGTAGggaagcaatgcaagaattggtgcaatccacttgggacaagtttagcaagagccgaatattcaaaatgggtttgagagaaggagatttagtgatcatccacgtgatacaagctatgaaagagtgcaacataaattagggcctattattatgtttatgtgattgaaggccttgaacttgtttatttcattaaaatggcttattttattagttagaggaattagtctagaataatcggGCTTGAGGATGTTTaacccacatatgttttatttttttgaactagGGATTCAAGAAGTTACTATAGCCGAGTTATTGTAGCCGTGACACTATTCATTCAGggatatttttggaagaaaaggctttattttggctagaattttaattaagttttggtttaagtactctttgtagcctcattttaatgagtttataaaatttaatgaatttattcattgtaagttgagtttatctcctcttgttcttgaataaacttttaaacttatcaaaggcaaatcacaacttttgtggtgttcttccttataatttaggttcttgagacaggttctttaacaggtctagattttcatataatctaggttcttgaaacaagttcctcaacgggtctaaattttcctTTGGCTTGATTTGACTTTCTtagatgagttttcaaattgattgtgggttcaagggattccattcacAAGGGTTCATTTCAGAGGTGTTACAAGTGTAGCACCTACGTAACACCATTGACATTGGCTAATGTTGATGTgcctttttttattggaaagtaAGAACTTTAGTAATAAGAAAAGTAGACATAGCTAAGTACACGGGACAATATATGCCTATTATgtcaatcataaaaaataataataatgataaaaataacctTGACTACTTGCCACGTAAGCTGAGTTACACGTGTTACACTTAAGGTGTTACaactttttcttaaattattatgtaCAGGATGAAGTTAATCAATTAGTCAAATTAAACAGCACTTGAATGCTAGCGTGTGGCAAAGAAGGGAGGAGAGAGCCTAAAATCACTACACCACCGATGTTTACTAGGCAGAGCACTAATACCTAATCCAATTAAAGATTCAAAAGAAGCTTGATCATATCAACTAAAAGGACTATAGTGAACAGAGTTCCTAAAACAAACATCAAATGTATGCAACCTTTACCACCTCAGTCAACGCTCAGGGGCATATGCACTTATTAACTTCATGAATTTGCTTGCTTTTAACTAAAGAACTAAGTCTGTATCCACATTCACTAAACTGGAAAGTAAACTCATCGTATAGGTAAACAAAGGAGTTCAACTAAGACAAAGCTGTTGGCATTGTTGAACAACTGAGATTCCAAAGCATGTGATAAAAGCAGTGCTCCCTTAAATTAGCTAGAATAAAAGGCCGAACTTATTTTATAATGGAGATGAACTCACCTTAGAAGATCCCTTCGAGCTACTGCTTCCCCTCACAAACCCAGTCTGGGTGACCTTATTCTTGGCCCTTGCTACCAGAGTCAAATTCTTTATAGTTGCAGAAACAGCAATGGCACTTATAAGACATACTGCAGGTGTAGCAACAAGAATCAATCGTACCATGACACCGGCAAAATACATGCTTGTGAGACcatacataactataaaaaTTGTGGCATCTGACAACCGCTTGAAGCAAAAATAGAGACCCgcaggaaaaaggaaaagcaagATATGAAAATCAAACATGAAAGATGACCAAGCGGTTGGTTGATGCTCTGAGACGGAAGCAATAATTGGAATATGATCCTTTGCATATGTTGGATCAAGCAATGAGTAAAACCGGCCAGTCCATGGAGAGATATAACCAGATGCCGTGCCTACTCCAAGAGCAATAGCAGCAACACCTATTGCAGTGGTCACAGTGATCCTCAAAAAGGCTTGAAATAATTTTGTGTCACTTAGTAAGTGTTTAACCCAATCTAAGAAGAAGAATACCTGCAGAAACAGTGCAATTTAGTGCCAAAACAGACATGCGCACAGAGATTATCACTTCTTGTTTTATATAAGTAAGGCTTATCACTGAGACCAATGGATTCGATAAAACAGCATTATAGCATTATTTACGATTGGCAGCATAGCTACTCTAGCGGCAGTGCACAATATATTGAAATCAAAATCATACAAGTATGAAAACAGACTGTAGTTAATATGGTGATTCCTTTTTCGTTTTTAATAATAAGGGAAGTAAAGTGAAACGAAAAGGCTCCCCCGACTGAACATGCTGAAAAAAGTAGACAAAACGAAACCTGCAACAAGAAGAACACTCCCATGGCAGCCATATGCTCCCCAGACTGAACATGCTGAAACCCCACAAACCGAATCTGCATAGCAAGCAGCATTCCCAACACATACATAGAATTGTAGGCCACGTACAACCTCATGGAATATCTGCCCGTGATCAAAAGCACCAGCACATAAAGCGGAAT encodes the following:
- the LOC121241992 gene encoding dolichyl-diphosphooligosaccharide--protein glycosyltransferase subunit STT3B-like isoform X1, which gives rise to MVGRAEPVNGSVKSGSNQSIPAAMQSPLKKSDLIPNLSLKTLKLKTKQQELLIRVSILCLVYVLAFITRLFSVLRYESMIHEFDPYFNYRTTLFLTEKGFYEFWNWFDSESWYPLGRIIGGTLYPGLMVTAAIIYWLLRFLRFAIHIREVCVLTAPFFASNTTLVAYFFGKEVWDSGAGLVAAALIAICPGYISRSVAGSYDNEGVAIFALLLTFYLFVKAVNTGSLAWALASAFGYFYMVSAWGGYVFIINLIPLYVLVLLITGRYSMRLYVAYNSMYVLGMLLAMQIRFVGFQHVQSGEHMAAMGVFFLLQVFFFLDWVKHLLSDTKLFQAFLRITVTTAIGVAAIALGVGTASGYISPWTGRFYSLLDPTYAKDHIPIIASVSEHQPTAWSSFMFDFHILLFLFPAGLYFCFKRLSDATIFIVMYGLTSMYFAGVMVRLILVATPAVCLISAIAVSATIKNLTLVARAKNKVTQTGFVRGSSSSKGSSKASLDQSQPFQRNGAIALLLGAFYLLSKYATHCTWVTSEAYSSPSIVLAARGAHGNRVIFDDYREAYFWLRKNTPPDAKVMSWWDYGYQITAMGNRTVIVDNNTWNNTHIATVGRAMSSYENEAYEIMRSLDVDYVLVVFGGVTGYSSDDINKFLWMVRIGGGVFPVIKEPDYLVNGEYRVDKGAAPKMLNCLMYKLSYYRFGELTTEYGKPPGYDRARGVEIGNKDIKLEYLEEAFTTSNWIVRIYKVKPPNNRWERCSIFTLGPHRAALPFSGNVSWLGRITTSLQTLGLDEWIYRCPKC
- the LOC121241992 gene encoding dolichyl-diphosphooligosaccharide--protein glycosyltransferase subunit STT3B-like isoform X2; the protein is MVGRAEPVNGSVKSGSNQSIPAAMQSPLKKSDLIPNLSLKTLKLKTKQQELLIRVSILCLVYVLAFITRLFSVLRYESMIHEFDPYFNYRTTLFLTEKGFYEFWNWFDSESWYPLGRIIGGTLYPGLMVTAAIIYWLLRFLRFAIHIREVCVLTAPFFASNTTLVAYFFGKEVWDSGAGLVAAALIAICPGYISRSVAGSYDNEGVAIFALLLTFYLFVKAVNTGSLAWALASAFGYFYMVSAWGGYVFIINLIPLYVLVLLITGRYSMRLYVAYNSMYVLGMLLAMQIRFVGFQHVQSGEHMAAMGVFFLLQVFFFLDWVKHLLSDTKLFQAFLRITVTTAIGVAAIALGVGTASGYISPWTGRFYSLLDPTYAKDHIPIIASVSEHQPTAWSSFMFDFHILLFLFPAGLYFCFKRLSDATIFIVMYGLTSMYFAGVMVRLILVATPAVCLISAIAVSATIKNLTLVARAKNKVTQTGFVRGSSSSKGSSKASLDQSQPFQRNGAIALLLGAFYLLSKYATHCTWVTSEAYSSPSIVLAARGAHGNRVIFDDYREAYFWLRKNTPPDAKVMSWWDYGYQITAMGNRTVIVDNNTWNNTHIATVGRAMSSYENEAYEIMRSLDVDYVLVVFGGVTGYSSDDINKFLWMVRIGGGVFPVIKEPDYLVNGEYRVDKGAAPKMLNCLMYKLSYYRFGELTTEYGKPPGYDRARGVEIGNKDIKLEYLEEAFTTSNWIVRIYKVKPPNNRCPNAGNDVPYLPWVPTVLRYHFQAMFHG